From Temnothorax longispinosus isolate EJ_2023e chromosome 3, Tlon_JGU_v1, whole genome shotgun sequence, one genomic window encodes:
- the Pld gene encoding phospholipase D1 isoform X3 — protein MKSLRTVDEKRGRRNVLPRFPNKPDILVPYEQLSQRRKELEDYLSNLLNIEIYRRHSETINFLDVSPLSFVGDLGMKGKEGTILKRTGSGAKTRCNFLGLLECGLCIKCNYLSTSLCGKWQKRHLVVKDTFVAYLNPEDGRIKSVILMDNGFGISLGVYTTGSRSGMQISNLSRHIVIKCWTKRKAKEWMEFIQEVSNREGKDFIQTNPHNSFAPYRPYISATWFVDGADYMSAVADALENAKEEIFIADWWLSPEIHMKRPMPGGDYWRLDKILRRKAVQGVKIFILIYKEIEVALGINSYYSKQRLVEQCPENIKVLRHPDHARAGVLLWAHHEKIVVIDQSLAFLGGIDLCYGRWDNSEHRLTDLESIHQSSIYIPSRDKLTNTSSKKVLGCIDRHVLLPLAIATNTIAMATTRSMPLLPMMDEKTQKNLVLSTLSTDNSLFMLQEKGDGVKCNTPELHKKNLFDVAKTTVDKMKNTVKVKRQELINMVYTSHEMDADDVTENKLSLPESEDAVDYACSLQPATKLWLGKDYTNFIVKDFNDLEKPYQDLVDRTTTPRMPWHDIGVLVQNAAARDVARHFIQRWNAVKLEKANLNPCYPYLLPKSYQNCRSYAPFVKEANKHNVKCQVLRSVSSWSAGFLDSETVERSIQEAYIQAISKAERYIYIENQFFITLASMDKGLVKNQIGETLLKRILRAHREGAVFRVFVVMPLLPGFEGEVGGPSGKALRAITHWNYNSISRGKDAILNQLLEAGIEDPSEYITFHGLRTHSMLNGTMVTELIYVHSKLMIIDDNTVICGSANINDRSMVATRDSEIAVIIHDQEFEDGRMNDIPFLCGKFASSLRKKLFREHLGLLNTKEDINIDDAIIKSFYKDVWCARSKRNTEIYEEVFHCVPNDKVVNFAILKQFQEKVPLSISDPLLAQEMVENIKGHLVNLPLNFLCNEDLKPAAATVEGMMPTALWT, from the exons ATGAAGAGTCTTAGAACTGTGGACGAGAAAAGAGGCAGACGAAATGTTTTACCAAG ATTTCCTAATAAACCGGACATTCTAGTGCCTTATGAGCAATTAAGTCAGAGGAGAAAGGAACTAGAGGATTATCTAAGTAACTTACTTAACATAGAAATCTACAGACGACATTCCGAAact ataaattttttggACGTTTCACCCTTGTCCTTTGTGGGTGACTTAGGGATGAAAGGAAAAGAAGGTACGATTCTGAAACGGACTGGATCAGGCGCTAAAACGAGATGCAATTTCCTTGGCTTGTTGGAGTGCGGGCTCTGCATCAAGTGCAATTATCTCAGCACCTCTCTTTGTGGCAAATGGCAGAAAAGGCATCTTGTTGTTAAGGATACCTTCGTTGCATATCTTAATCCTGAAGATGGTAGAataaaatccgttattttGATGGATAATGGTTTTGGGATCAGCCTTGGCGTATATACTACGGGTTCACGAAGCGGCATGCAGATTTCGAATCTGAGTAGACATATAGTCATCAAGTGTTGGACAAAACGAAAGGCTAAGGAATGGATGGAGTTTATACAAGAAGTTAGCAATAGGGAAG GCAAAGATTTTATACAAACAAATCCACATAACTCGTTTGCTCCATATCGTCCTTACATATCCGCGACTTGGTTCGTGGATGGAGCCGATTACATGTCTGCTGTGGCCGATGCATTGGAAAACGCCAAGgaagaaatttttatcgcgGATTGGTGGCTTTCACCAGAAATTCATATGAAAAGACCAATGCCCGGTGGAGATTATTGGCGACtggataaaattttacgaagaaaagca GTTCAAGGTgtcaaaatattcatattgaTATACAAAGAAATTGAAGTCGCTTTAGGCATAAACAGTTACTACAGCAAACAGAGACTTGTAGAACAATGTCCTGAGAATATAAAGGTATTGAGACATCCCGATCATGCGAGAGCAGGCGTGCTTCTTTGGGCTCATCACGAAAAGATCGTAGTTATTGATCAATCTCTAGCATTTCTCGGTGGCATTGATTTATGTTACGGTAGATGGGACAACAGTGAACACAGATTGACAGATTTAg AATCCATTCATCAATCAAGTATCTACATTCCCTCGAGAGACAAGCTGACTAATACTAGCAGTAAAAAGGTATTAGGCTGCATAGACAGACATGTTCTGTTACCATTAGCAATAGCGACAAATACTATAGCTATGGCGACCACCAGGTCTATGCCTTTATT accGATGATGGACGAAAAGACACAAAAGAATTTAGTATTGTCAACATTGTCAACGGATAATTCACTTTTTATGCTGCAAGAAAAGGGAGATGGTGTCAAGTGTAACACTCCCGAACTGCACAAGAAGAATCTGTTTGATGTCGCCAAAACAACCGTCGATAAAATGAAGAACACCGTTAAAGTGAAGAGAcaggaattaattaatatggtATATACTTCTCATGAAATGGACGCCGATGATGTCACAGAAAA TAAACTTTCATTACCGGAATCTGAGGACGCAGTGGATTATGCCTGCAGTTTACAACCCGCGACAAAGTTGTGGCTTGGTAAAGACTACACAAACTTCATTGTCAAAGATTTTAACGATCTTGAGAAACCGTATCAGGATCTCGTCGATAGAACCACCACTCCTAGGATGCCATGGCACGACATAGGAGTTTTAGTGCAAAACGCTGCCGCTAGAGATGTGGCTAGACATTTTATACAGCGTTGGAATGCCGTCAAG CTAGAGAAAGCAAATCTGAATCCGTGTTATCCTTATCTATTACCGAAATCGTATCAAAACTGCAGGAGCTATGCTCCGTTTGTGAAAGAGGCAAACAAACACAATGTTAAGTGTCAAGTACTACGTTCGGTGAGCTCTTGGTCGGCTGGCTTTCTCGATTCAGAGACTGTGGAGCGGAGTATACAGGAAGCTTACATTCAGGCCATCAGTAAAGCAGAAAG gtatatatacatagaaaatcaatttttcataacgCTTGCATCCATGGACAAAGGTCTCGTGAAGAATCAAATCGGCGAGACATTATTGAAAAGAATCCTGAGAGCGCACAGAGAAGGCGCGGTGTTCAGGGTATTTGTAGTAATGCCGTTGTTGCCCGGCTTTGAAGGAGAAGTTGGAGGACCAAGCGGAAAGGCATTACGAGCGATAACACATTGgaattataattctatatcgAG GGGAAAAGATGCTATTCTAAATCAGCTGTTGGAGGCAGGTATAGAAGATCCCAGCGAGTACATCACGTTCCATGGATTGAGGACTCATTCTATGTTAAATGGCACAATGGTAACCGAGCTTATCTATGTTCATAGTAAACTAATGATAATAGATGACAACACAGTAATCTGCGGGTCAGCTAACATAAATGACAGAAGTATGGTTGCTACAAGGGACAGCGAAATAGCCGTAATAATTCAT GACCAGGAGTTTGAAGATGGCCGCATGAATGATATACCTTTTCTTTGTGGTAAATTTGCTTCTTccttgagaaaaaaattattccgcGAACATCTGGgattattaaatactaaaGAAGACATTAATATCGATGACGCCATTATAAAATCGTTCTACAAGGACGTGTGGTGCGCTAGAAGCAAACGAAATACGGAAATATATGAAGAAGTATTTCATTGTGTTCCCAACGATAAAGTAGTCAATTTCGCTATATTGAAGcaatttcaagaaaaagtACCTCTCTCTATATCTGACCCATTACTAGCGCAAGAAATGGTAGAGAATATAAAG ggTCACTTGGTCAACTTGCCATTAAATTTCTTATGCAATGAAGATTTAAAACCTGCGGCTGCGACAGTAGAAGGAATGATGCCGACTGCGTTGTGGACGTAA
- the Pld gene encoding phospholipase D1 isoform X1 — protein MPIELDEIAPRGRGITRTMSQDSEYDDALGVPDSLEITVDENGETIQVRKEETICTDSEETLGVTPFTVIHNTSSKFKSQTRNVFIPGEEVHVKIIDNERSVTTHPLNPNLYTIEFRHGPFVWTMKKRYKHIQYLHNQLKLYRASLNIPFPTKSHRERRNSMKSLRTVDEKRGRRNVLPRFPNKPDILVPYEQLSQRRKELEDYLSNLLNIEIYRRHSETINFLDVSPLSFVGDLGMKGKEGTILKRTGSGAKTRCNFLGLLECGLCIKCNYLSTSLCGKWQKRHLVVKDTFVAYLNPEDGRIKSVILMDNGFGISLGVYTTGSRSGMQISNLSRHIVIKCWTKRKAKEWMEFIQEVSNREGKDFIQTNPHNSFAPYRPYISATWFVDGADYMSAVADALENAKEEIFIADWWLSPEIHMKRPMPGGDYWRLDKILRRKAVQGVKIFILIYKEIEVALGINSYYSKQRLVEQCPENIKVLRHPDHARAGVLLWAHHEKIVVIDQSLAFLGGIDLCYGRWDNSEHRLTDLESIHQSSIYIPSRDKLTNTSSKKVLGCIDRHVLLPLAIATNTIAMATTRSMPLLPMMDEKTQKNLVLSTLSTDNSLFMLQEKGDGVKCNTPELHKKNLFDVAKTTVDKMKNTVKVKRQELINMVYTSHEMDADDVTENKLSLPESEDAVDYACSLQPATKLWLGKDYTNFIVKDFNDLEKPYQDLVDRTTTPRMPWHDIGVLVQNAAARDVARHFIQRWNAVKLEKANLNPCYPYLLPKSYQNCRSYAPFVKEANKHNVKCQVLRSVSSWSAGFLDSETVERSIQEAYIQAISKAERYIYIENQFFITLASMDKGLVKNQIGETLLKRILRAHREGAVFRVFVVMPLLPGFEGEVGGPSGKALRAITHWNYNSISRGKDAILNQLLEAGIEDPSEYITFHGLRTHSMLNGTMVTELIYVHSKLMIIDDNTVICGSANINDRSMVATRDSEIAVIIHDQEFEDGRMNDIPFLCGKFASSLRKKLFREHLGLLNTKEDINIDDAIIKSFYKDVWCARSKRNTEIYEEVFHCVPNDKVVNFAILKQFQEKVPLSISDPLLAQEMVENIKGHLVNLPLNFLCNEDLKPAAATVEGMMPTALWT, from the exons ATGCCTATTGAATTGGACGAGATTGCCCCTCGTGGGAGGGGTATAACCCGCACAATGTCACAAGATTCTGAATATGATGACGCTTTAGGAGTACCTGACTCATTAGAAATAACGGTTGATGAAAATGGGGAGACGATACAAGTTCGTAAAGAAGAAACGATATGCACAGATAGCGAAG AAACTCTTGGTGTAACGCCTTTCACCGTTATACACAACACATCGTCAAAGTTCAAAAGTCAAACTCGCAACGTATTTATTCCTGGTGAAGAAGTgcacgtaaaaattatagataacgAACGTAGTGTGACCACGCATCCCTTGAACCCAAATCTATATACCATAGAGTTTAGACACGGACCTTTTGTTTGGACTATGAAAAAGCGATACAAACACATTCAATATCTgcataatcaattaaaattgtatcgtGCTAGCTTGAACATACCTTTCCCTACAAAAAGTCACAGAGAGAGGAGAAATAGTATGAAGAGTCTTAGAACTGTGGACGAGAAAAGAGGCAGACGAAATGTTTTACCAAG ATTTCCTAATAAACCGGACATTCTAGTGCCTTATGAGCAATTAAGTCAGAGGAGAAAGGAACTAGAGGATTATCTAAGTAACTTACTTAACATAGAAATCTACAGACGACATTCCGAAact ataaattttttggACGTTTCACCCTTGTCCTTTGTGGGTGACTTAGGGATGAAAGGAAAAGAAGGTACGATTCTGAAACGGACTGGATCAGGCGCTAAAACGAGATGCAATTTCCTTGGCTTGTTGGAGTGCGGGCTCTGCATCAAGTGCAATTATCTCAGCACCTCTCTTTGTGGCAAATGGCAGAAAAGGCATCTTGTTGTTAAGGATACCTTCGTTGCATATCTTAATCCTGAAGATGGTAGAataaaatccgttattttGATGGATAATGGTTTTGGGATCAGCCTTGGCGTATATACTACGGGTTCACGAAGCGGCATGCAGATTTCGAATCTGAGTAGACATATAGTCATCAAGTGTTGGACAAAACGAAAGGCTAAGGAATGGATGGAGTTTATACAAGAAGTTAGCAATAGGGAAG GCAAAGATTTTATACAAACAAATCCACATAACTCGTTTGCTCCATATCGTCCTTACATATCCGCGACTTGGTTCGTGGATGGAGCCGATTACATGTCTGCTGTGGCCGATGCATTGGAAAACGCCAAGgaagaaatttttatcgcgGATTGGTGGCTTTCACCAGAAATTCATATGAAAAGACCAATGCCCGGTGGAGATTATTGGCGACtggataaaattttacgaagaaaagca GTTCAAGGTgtcaaaatattcatattgaTATACAAAGAAATTGAAGTCGCTTTAGGCATAAACAGTTACTACAGCAAACAGAGACTTGTAGAACAATGTCCTGAGAATATAAAGGTATTGAGACATCCCGATCATGCGAGAGCAGGCGTGCTTCTTTGGGCTCATCACGAAAAGATCGTAGTTATTGATCAATCTCTAGCATTTCTCGGTGGCATTGATTTATGTTACGGTAGATGGGACAACAGTGAACACAGATTGACAGATTTAg AATCCATTCATCAATCAAGTATCTACATTCCCTCGAGAGACAAGCTGACTAATACTAGCAGTAAAAAGGTATTAGGCTGCATAGACAGACATGTTCTGTTACCATTAGCAATAGCGACAAATACTATAGCTATGGCGACCACCAGGTCTATGCCTTTATT accGATGATGGACGAAAAGACACAAAAGAATTTAGTATTGTCAACATTGTCAACGGATAATTCACTTTTTATGCTGCAAGAAAAGGGAGATGGTGTCAAGTGTAACACTCCCGAACTGCACAAGAAGAATCTGTTTGATGTCGCCAAAACAACCGTCGATAAAATGAAGAACACCGTTAAAGTGAAGAGAcaggaattaattaatatggtATATACTTCTCATGAAATGGACGCCGATGATGTCACAGAAAA TAAACTTTCATTACCGGAATCTGAGGACGCAGTGGATTATGCCTGCAGTTTACAACCCGCGACAAAGTTGTGGCTTGGTAAAGACTACACAAACTTCATTGTCAAAGATTTTAACGATCTTGAGAAACCGTATCAGGATCTCGTCGATAGAACCACCACTCCTAGGATGCCATGGCACGACATAGGAGTTTTAGTGCAAAACGCTGCCGCTAGAGATGTGGCTAGACATTTTATACAGCGTTGGAATGCCGTCAAG CTAGAGAAAGCAAATCTGAATCCGTGTTATCCTTATCTATTACCGAAATCGTATCAAAACTGCAGGAGCTATGCTCCGTTTGTGAAAGAGGCAAACAAACACAATGTTAAGTGTCAAGTACTACGTTCGGTGAGCTCTTGGTCGGCTGGCTTTCTCGATTCAGAGACTGTGGAGCGGAGTATACAGGAAGCTTACATTCAGGCCATCAGTAAAGCAGAAAG gtatatatacatagaaaatcaatttttcataacgCTTGCATCCATGGACAAAGGTCTCGTGAAGAATCAAATCGGCGAGACATTATTGAAAAGAATCCTGAGAGCGCACAGAGAAGGCGCGGTGTTCAGGGTATTTGTAGTAATGCCGTTGTTGCCCGGCTTTGAAGGAGAAGTTGGAGGACCAAGCGGAAAGGCATTACGAGCGATAACACATTGgaattataattctatatcgAG GGGAAAAGATGCTATTCTAAATCAGCTGTTGGAGGCAGGTATAGAAGATCCCAGCGAGTACATCACGTTCCATGGATTGAGGACTCATTCTATGTTAAATGGCACAATGGTAACCGAGCTTATCTATGTTCATAGTAAACTAATGATAATAGATGACAACACAGTAATCTGCGGGTCAGCTAACATAAATGACAGAAGTATGGTTGCTACAAGGGACAGCGAAATAGCCGTAATAATTCAT GACCAGGAGTTTGAAGATGGCCGCATGAATGATATACCTTTTCTTTGTGGTAAATTTGCTTCTTccttgagaaaaaaattattccgcGAACATCTGGgattattaaatactaaaGAAGACATTAATATCGATGACGCCATTATAAAATCGTTCTACAAGGACGTGTGGTGCGCTAGAAGCAAACGAAATACGGAAATATATGAAGAAGTATTTCATTGTGTTCCCAACGATAAAGTAGTCAATTTCGCTATATTGAAGcaatttcaagaaaaagtACCTCTCTCTATATCTGACCCATTACTAGCGCAAGAAATGGTAGAGAATATAAAG ggTCACTTGGTCAACTTGCCATTAAATTTCTTATGCAATGAAGATTTAAAACCTGCGGCTGCGACAGTAGAAGGAATGATGCCGACTGCGTTGTGGACGTAA
- the Pld gene encoding phospholipase D1 isoform X2 codes for MPIELDEIAPRGRGITRTMSQDSEYDDALGVPDSLEITVDENGETIQVRKEETICTDSEDNERSVTTHPLNPNLYTIEFRHGPFVWTMKKRYKHIQYLHNQLKLYRASLNIPFPTKSHRERRNSMKSLRTVDEKRGRRNVLPRFPNKPDILVPYEQLSQRRKELEDYLSNLLNIEIYRRHSETINFLDVSPLSFVGDLGMKGKEGTILKRTGSGAKTRCNFLGLLECGLCIKCNYLSTSLCGKWQKRHLVVKDTFVAYLNPEDGRIKSVILMDNGFGISLGVYTTGSRSGMQISNLSRHIVIKCWTKRKAKEWMEFIQEVSNREGKDFIQTNPHNSFAPYRPYISATWFVDGADYMSAVADALENAKEEIFIADWWLSPEIHMKRPMPGGDYWRLDKILRRKAVQGVKIFILIYKEIEVALGINSYYSKQRLVEQCPENIKVLRHPDHARAGVLLWAHHEKIVVIDQSLAFLGGIDLCYGRWDNSEHRLTDLESIHQSSIYIPSRDKLTNTSSKKVLGCIDRHVLLPLAIATNTIAMATTRSMPLLPMMDEKTQKNLVLSTLSTDNSLFMLQEKGDGVKCNTPELHKKNLFDVAKTTVDKMKNTVKVKRQELINMVYTSHEMDADDVTENKLSLPESEDAVDYACSLQPATKLWLGKDYTNFIVKDFNDLEKPYQDLVDRTTTPRMPWHDIGVLVQNAAARDVARHFIQRWNAVKLEKANLNPCYPYLLPKSYQNCRSYAPFVKEANKHNVKCQVLRSVSSWSAGFLDSETVERSIQEAYIQAISKAERYIYIENQFFITLASMDKGLVKNQIGETLLKRILRAHREGAVFRVFVVMPLLPGFEGEVGGPSGKALRAITHWNYNSISRGKDAILNQLLEAGIEDPSEYITFHGLRTHSMLNGTMVTELIYVHSKLMIIDDNTVICGSANINDRSMVATRDSEIAVIIHDQEFEDGRMNDIPFLCGKFASSLRKKLFREHLGLLNTKEDINIDDAIIKSFYKDVWCARSKRNTEIYEEVFHCVPNDKVVNFAILKQFQEKVPLSISDPLLAQEMVENIKGHLVNLPLNFLCNEDLKPAAATVEGMMPTALWT; via the exons ATGCCTATTGAATTGGACGAGATTGCCCCTCGTGGGAGGGGTATAACCCGCACAATGTCACAAGATTCTGAATATGATGACGCTTTAGGAGTACCTGACTCATTAGAAATAACGGTTGATGAAAATGGGGAGACGATACAAGTTCGTAAAGAAGAAACGATATGCACAGATAGCGAAG ataacgAACGTAGTGTGACCACGCATCCCTTGAACCCAAATCTATATACCATAGAGTTTAGACACGGACCTTTTGTTTGGACTATGAAAAAGCGATACAAACACATTCAATATCTgcataatcaattaaaattgtatcgtGCTAGCTTGAACATACCTTTCCCTACAAAAAGTCACAGAGAGAGGAGAAATAGTATGAAGAGTCTTAGAACTGTGGACGAGAAAAGAGGCAGACGAAATGTTTTACCAAG ATTTCCTAATAAACCGGACATTCTAGTGCCTTATGAGCAATTAAGTCAGAGGAGAAAGGAACTAGAGGATTATCTAAGTAACTTACTTAACATAGAAATCTACAGACGACATTCCGAAact ataaattttttggACGTTTCACCCTTGTCCTTTGTGGGTGACTTAGGGATGAAAGGAAAAGAAGGTACGATTCTGAAACGGACTGGATCAGGCGCTAAAACGAGATGCAATTTCCTTGGCTTGTTGGAGTGCGGGCTCTGCATCAAGTGCAATTATCTCAGCACCTCTCTTTGTGGCAAATGGCAGAAAAGGCATCTTGTTGTTAAGGATACCTTCGTTGCATATCTTAATCCTGAAGATGGTAGAataaaatccgttattttGATGGATAATGGTTTTGGGATCAGCCTTGGCGTATATACTACGGGTTCACGAAGCGGCATGCAGATTTCGAATCTGAGTAGACATATAGTCATCAAGTGTTGGACAAAACGAAAGGCTAAGGAATGGATGGAGTTTATACAAGAAGTTAGCAATAGGGAAG GCAAAGATTTTATACAAACAAATCCACATAACTCGTTTGCTCCATATCGTCCTTACATATCCGCGACTTGGTTCGTGGATGGAGCCGATTACATGTCTGCTGTGGCCGATGCATTGGAAAACGCCAAGgaagaaatttttatcgcgGATTGGTGGCTTTCACCAGAAATTCATATGAAAAGACCAATGCCCGGTGGAGATTATTGGCGACtggataaaattttacgaagaaaagca GTTCAAGGTgtcaaaatattcatattgaTATACAAAGAAATTGAAGTCGCTTTAGGCATAAACAGTTACTACAGCAAACAGAGACTTGTAGAACAATGTCCTGAGAATATAAAGGTATTGAGACATCCCGATCATGCGAGAGCAGGCGTGCTTCTTTGGGCTCATCACGAAAAGATCGTAGTTATTGATCAATCTCTAGCATTTCTCGGTGGCATTGATTTATGTTACGGTAGATGGGACAACAGTGAACACAGATTGACAGATTTAg AATCCATTCATCAATCAAGTATCTACATTCCCTCGAGAGACAAGCTGACTAATACTAGCAGTAAAAAGGTATTAGGCTGCATAGACAGACATGTTCTGTTACCATTAGCAATAGCGACAAATACTATAGCTATGGCGACCACCAGGTCTATGCCTTTATT accGATGATGGACGAAAAGACACAAAAGAATTTAGTATTGTCAACATTGTCAACGGATAATTCACTTTTTATGCTGCAAGAAAAGGGAGATGGTGTCAAGTGTAACACTCCCGAACTGCACAAGAAGAATCTGTTTGATGTCGCCAAAACAACCGTCGATAAAATGAAGAACACCGTTAAAGTGAAGAGAcaggaattaattaatatggtATATACTTCTCATGAAATGGACGCCGATGATGTCACAGAAAA TAAACTTTCATTACCGGAATCTGAGGACGCAGTGGATTATGCCTGCAGTTTACAACCCGCGACAAAGTTGTGGCTTGGTAAAGACTACACAAACTTCATTGTCAAAGATTTTAACGATCTTGAGAAACCGTATCAGGATCTCGTCGATAGAACCACCACTCCTAGGATGCCATGGCACGACATAGGAGTTTTAGTGCAAAACGCTGCCGCTAGAGATGTGGCTAGACATTTTATACAGCGTTGGAATGCCGTCAAG CTAGAGAAAGCAAATCTGAATCCGTGTTATCCTTATCTATTACCGAAATCGTATCAAAACTGCAGGAGCTATGCTCCGTTTGTGAAAGAGGCAAACAAACACAATGTTAAGTGTCAAGTACTACGTTCGGTGAGCTCTTGGTCGGCTGGCTTTCTCGATTCAGAGACTGTGGAGCGGAGTATACAGGAAGCTTACATTCAGGCCATCAGTAAAGCAGAAAG gtatatatacatagaaaatcaatttttcataacgCTTGCATCCATGGACAAAGGTCTCGTGAAGAATCAAATCGGCGAGACATTATTGAAAAGAATCCTGAGAGCGCACAGAGAAGGCGCGGTGTTCAGGGTATTTGTAGTAATGCCGTTGTTGCCCGGCTTTGAAGGAGAAGTTGGAGGACCAAGCGGAAAGGCATTACGAGCGATAACACATTGgaattataattctatatcgAG GGGAAAAGATGCTATTCTAAATCAGCTGTTGGAGGCAGGTATAGAAGATCCCAGCGAGTACATCACGTTCCATGGATTGAGGACTCATTCTATGTTAAATGGCACAATGGTAACCGAGCTTATCTATGTTCATAGTAAACTAATGATAATAGATGACAACACAGTAATCTGCGGGTCAGCTAACATAAATGACAGAAGTATGGTTGCTACAAGGGACAGCGAAATAGCCGTAATAATTCAT GACCAGGAGTTTGAAGATGGCCGCATGAATGATATACCTTTTCTTTGTGGTAAATTTGCTTCTTccttgagaaaaaaattattccgcGAACATCTGGgattattaaatactaaaGAAGACATTAATATCGATGACGCCATTATAAAATCGTTCTACAAGGACGTGTGGTGCGCTAGAAGCAAACGAAATACGGAAATATATGAAGAAGTATTTCATTGTGTTCCCAACGATAAAGTAGTCAATTTCGCTATATTGAAGcaatttcaagaaaaagtACCTCTCTCTATATCTGACCCATTACTAGCGCAAGAAATGGTAGAGAATATAAAG ggTCACTTGGTCAACTTGCCATTAAATTTCTTATGCAATGAAGATTTAAAACCTGCGGCTGCGACAGTAGAAGGAATGATGCCGACTGCGTTGTGGACGTAA